A single window of Leishmania panamensis strain MHOM/PA/94/PSC-1 chromosome 35 sequence DNA harbors:
- a CDS encoding nuclear protein family a (nop10p), putative (TriTrypDB/GeneDB-style sysID: LpmP.35.0340): MHLRVYMVDGKRVYTLKKMDPENKPTLSAHPARFSPDDKFSRQRVTIKRRFKVLASERRPQPL; encoded by the coding sequence ATGCATCTCCGAGTGTACATGGTGGACGGCAAGCGTGTCTACACGCTGAAGAAGATGGACCCGGAGAACAAGCCGACGCTTAGCGCCCACCCCGCCAGGTTCAGCCCAGATGACAAGTTTAGCCGCCAGCGCGTCACCATCAAGCGCCGGTTCAAGGTACTGGCGTCAGAGCGTCGCCCACAGCCGTTGTAA
- a CDS encoding hypothetical protein (TriTrypDB/GeneDB-style sysID: LpmP.35.0350), translating into MQKRRTASATVLPQEVVVPHPPMSGTSAAAPRHRSYQANTTASSRPRHVSLNPPRHVPRCIFTAPTSVPWACTLRRSDDIFATISRSRQRHPRKAGGEDSLPLVKSSAVPSADEVKSLAVHCVPFGEKKLSMEVGEDSSHLNGLFDGGLSSSTLVAWPPKEPRRLSSQLGRSLRLKLDTAAIEEELGCSTNSPLENTVSLTDSQLVKFAAYDTLRLLFLPIWKLYRFHKQMVQTMAIVAKYAHPKIFQRRQRCSERAPDTILPKLRIPHTKLRWAAYFLETQAVCIQSAFRRHRARVQAVVELNYRKVRRDVEEAYWATVVAQREAELTQQQYPFNVLSNAVRQVIEASAESKMRTDTTTHRTNLLSLAANSTPATEAPSYELDVYNFFMIGRLPESLLRFETTSAVFAQLRRSAARAHLIDDFSSTRARRSAKEELRKLNDIPSTHKPVVCRRKCHAQLPHFLPESVYVAILNNTCYMTSLMRDDRMLRAHLHQQKHPLEPY; encoded by the coding sequence ATGCAGAAGCGGCGTACTGCGTCAGCGACGGTGCTTCcacaggaggtggtggtgccgcatCCTCCAATGTCGGGGActtcagcggcagcaccacgccATCGCAGTTACCAAGCGAACACCACCGCGAGTAGCCGCCCGCGGCATGTTTCGCTCAACCCGCCGAGGCACGTGCCGAGGTGCATTTTTACTGCACCCACCTCTGTCCCGTGGGCTTGCACCCTGCGCCGCTCTGACGACATCTTTGCAACCATATCGCGCAGCCGACAGCGCCATCCAAGGAAGGCGGGTGGGGAGGACTCTTTGCCACTGGTGAAATCTTCCGCGGTCCCTTCCGCAGACGAGGTGAAGTCCCTCGCGGTGCACTGCGTGCCGTTTGGAGAAAAGAAGCTCAGCATGGAAGTAGGTGAGGATTCGTCGCACCTCAACGGTCTCTTTGATGGCGGCTTGTCAAGCTCCACGCTCGTTGCGTGGCCTCCGAAGGAGCCGCGGCGTCTGTCGAGTCAGCTGGGCCGCTCACTGAGGCTAAAACTCGACACCGCCGCTATCGAAGAGGAGCTTGGGTGTTCGACCAATTCGCCGCTAGAAAACACTGTGAGCCTCACGGACTCGCAGCTGGTCAAGTTCGCCGCGTACGACACCCTgcgccttcttttccttcccatCTGGAAGCTCTACCGTTTTCACAAGCAGATGGTGCAGACGATGGCGATTGTGGCCAAGTACGCGCATCCCAAGATCttccagcggcggcagcgttgcaGCGAACGGGCTCCTGACACAATTCTTCCCAAGCTTCGGATTCCACACACGAAGCTGCGCTGGGCCGCTTATTTCCTAGAAACGCAAGCGGTGTGCATTCAGAGTGCATTCCGGCGCCACCGTGCCCGCGTGCAGGCCGTGGTGGAGCTCAATTACCGCAAAGTGCGTCGAGATGTAGAAGAGGCGTACTGGGCGACCGTGGTGGCACAGCGTGAGGCTGAGCTCACCCAGCAGCAATACCCCTTTAACGTCCTGTCAAATGCCGTGCGACAAGTGATTGAGGCGAGTGCCGAGTCGAAGATGCGCACTGACACCACTACCCACCGCACCAACCTTCTCAGCCTCGCCGCCAACTCGACGCCTGCTACAGAGGCTCCCAGCTACGAGCTGGACGTCTACAACTTCTTCATGATCGGCCGACTGCCCGAGTCGCTGCTCCGGTTCGAGACGACCTCCGCTGTGTTTGCGCAACTTAGGCGgtctgctgcgcgagcgcacTTGATAGACGATTTCTCGTCGACACGGGCTCGGCGTTCGGCCAAGGAAGAGCTTCGGAAACTGAACGACATTCCATCGACACACAAGCCTGTTGTGTGCAGAAGAAAGtgccatgcgcagctgccgcacttCCTGCCGGAGAGCGTGTACGTCGCTATTCTCAACAACACTTGTTACATGACGAGCCTCATGCGCGACGATCGCATGTTGCGGGCTCACCTACACCAACAGAAGCATCCTTTGGAACCGTACTGA
- a CDS encoding hypothetical protein (TriTrypDB/GeneDB-style sysID: LpmP.35.0360): MAAEQNILLDPSIRDWVLLPLIVIVLFMGVLRHYAGILMNSSSKPDMVRICNVNIQNYGRLLLSGGAVLSPESFKHRAEHMLNGMLKKKVDPVNPMEMMNDPNLMSGLLKNQFMMMVPNIGMMMLVSYFFSGFVVAKFPFPLSHRFREMMQRGLEIDVLNCNYVTSLSLYFLIMSGNQGLLQLLLGEDVEAEGTSAMIMQQMPQAPAQPVDFAKVFKQIADELEFVKDRHRWAYGNAADVLLKKWRSQKRAKSAAVKRR; encoded by the coding sequence ATGGCGGCTGAGCAAAACATTCTGTTAGACCCCAGCATCCGGGACTGGGTGCTATTGCCTTTGATTGTGATAGTCCTGTTCAtgggggtgctgcgccactACGCCGGCATCCTCATGAACTCCTCCTCCAAGCCAGATATGGTTCGCATCTGCAACGTGAACATTCAGAATTACGGCCGCCTACTACtcagtggcggtgctgtaCTGTCGCCTGAGTCCTTCAAGCACCGGGCGGAGCACATGCTGAATGGCATGCTGAAGAAGAAGGTGGATCCGGTCAACCCGATGGAGATGATGAACGACCCGAACCTCATGTCGGGTTTACTGAAGAACCAGTTCATGATGATGGTGCCGAACATTGGTATGATGATGCTGGTCTCATACTTCTTCTCCGGCTTTGTGGTCGCCAAGTTTCCGTTTCCCTTGTCGCACCGCTTTCGGGAGATGATGCAGCGCGGACTCGAGATCGATGTGCTGAACTGCAACTACGTCACCTCCCTCAGTCTCTACTTCCTTATCATGTCCGGCAACCAgggtctgctgcagctgctgctcggtgAGGATGTCGAGGCGGAAGGGACTAGTGCAATGATCATGCAGCAGATGCCGCAAGCCCCGGCTCAGCCGGTGGACTTCGCCAAGGTGTTTAAGCAGATTGCTGACGAGTTGGAATTTGTGAAGGACCGCCACCGGTGGGCCTACGGAAACGCCGCGGACGTTCTTCTGAAGAAGTGGCGCTCGCAGAAGCGCGCGAAGAGCGCGGCGGTGAAGCGCAGATAG